The following coding sequences are from one Paucidesulfovibrio gracilis DSM 16080 window:
- a CDS encoding FeoA family protein, with the protein MSEVNMKSQPLCRFPQGTKVRVKDLAQCRGARSRLYALGLTPGTELEVMSAPGGPCRLRVRGANLTIGHGLATKILVCPVDGCPARDCPDGCGGACPGVEVRIEDDDA; encoded by the coding sequence ATGTCTGAAGTCAACATGAAAAGTCAACCGTTGTGCCGGTTCCCGCAGGGTACGAAGGTGCGTGTCAAGGATCTGGCCCAGTGCCGGGGGGCGCGTTCCCGGCTGTACGCCCTGGGGCTGACGCCCGGAACCGAGCTGGAAGTGATGTCCGCCCCGGGCGGCCCTTGCCGTCTGCGTGTGCGCGGAGCCAACCTGACCATCGGGCATGGACTTGCCACCAAGATTCTGGTCTGCCCGGTGGATGGCTGCCCGGCCAGGGATTGTCCCGATGGGTGCGGCGGTGCCTGCCCAGGTGTGGAGGTGCGCATTGAGGACGACGATGCGTGA